In Anopheles arabiensis isolate DONGOLA chromosome 2, AaraD3, whole genome shotgun sequence, the genomic window CTGCCGAGTGAACAAACTCAAGCCAATAACCAATAGTCAGGTTACTACACCTCGACAGCTTTAGTGCAATAGATTTTGTAATGGTGAAGTAGAGCGCGAATAAGAAATGAAAAGGAACAACATTCCATTGATAGGGTGAACGAAAGCagtttgcttttttacttGCGATTGGTGTAAAGGAGTGGTGGCAATGAAGCCTGCTAATTTATGTGTTGTGTCTCATCACAGTTGTGGTATCGCTAAAGTTAAAGTGCAATTTGTTTATATGTAACTTGTTATAATTGTGCGGACTGTAGGACAGCTAGTTATGCTATTATACTGTTTGAAAATCAATATTATGATGATTGTTTTACGGTGCGgaaatttttgttattaacCATTTTCGTTGTAGTTTTCCTTTtggatgttatttttttgcaattgTATACACCGAtatattatttgttatttaaggtttggtattttttttctttcactattcTTTATACAAATAGGTGGAAAAGCTAGGGGAAATACATTcttttgttattaaattaCACTAATTGAATGGGAGTGACTTTGCAGTTTAGTGACGAAATaaggaaaaacacataaatatcAAGCGGTAGATAATTTTTGCAGCGATGGCCAGGCTTTTGCTATGATTAGGGGTATTGATAGCGAAATTGTAACACATCTACACATGTTCTTATGGTTCGGATACAAATAAAGAATGCTCTATGCAAACGAAATGTGTCGTTCAATCGTTGCAATTTTGTGTGTAGAACCATATATAGAATGTGTTCTTTTCTGTATCAGTACAACGTTACACTGTTCGATTCGAGCGGTAGGCTTGCGTAGCGCCATCGCTCATTTCAAAAAAGCCAGTTTGACATTTGCTTCGCGTACTAATTGTCACCCTGTGTAAAGTTATTTCGTATTGTTAGGCTCTAAAAGTactttttgttagttttatgCGAATATTCGTAATTTTATTGATacaatatttcaatatttctGATAATTCGTTTAATGAAATGTCAACAATTTTGGTCGTTCATTCGCAAAGTCTGTTGTTTATCTGTCAGAAAGATtgacacattttttttgtaaacaattaAGCAACAACGTGTTTCTTTGTGGCAATATGAATTTTGCCAAAAACATACTCCTAAAATATGGCTGGAAAGAAGGTAAGATTTCGAGGGAAAGTTCAGCGCACCGTCTACTTTTCTTCATCCGCTCCGACGTGTCGTTTCAGGTGAAGGGCTCGGGAAAAACTCGGACGGCATTACGGCGCCGCTCAAAGCCAGTTTCAAGTTTAGCACTAGCGGAATTGGAGCTGACAAGGTTAGTGACGCTAAAAACAACTGGTGGGAGCGTGTTTACAACGAGGCGGCCGGCAATATTGAGGTTGAATCTGGCGGAAACACGAAAACCGAAGTGCCGGTTTCACTTCGGCAGGTAGATGCGGAAGCGGTTGAAATTACCACAAAGAGCTACTCGGTAAACAAACTGAAGCGGAAGGATATGGATCAGCAAGGTCCGAAAGGTTCAATGTACGGTAGCGTGTTTCTTAAAGCCTCCACCCTGTTGGGAGGTCTTGGGCGTGAAGAAGACATGCCGGATCATGTTCGCACGGAGGATATCGAGTTTGCTCCCGTTAAAACTCTTACGGATGAGGAGCTGTTTGCGGCGTGTGGTGGTCGAACGGCCCACAAGTAAGCATTGCTAATGCATGGCCCTAGTTCTGTGATATTTGCAATTATTTGGTCTTCTTCTCTTTATCTAGAGGTGCTCGTCATGGACTGAAACTGAACGGCAAGTTGGCACGGATAGATGAACAGAACAATAAGCTCTTGCAGGAGTTGGAGAGCAGATCTTTCGAGGATGTGATAAAGTCTAGTGATTGGCAGGTACAGGCGTCTAAAAACGGGCGTCGAAAATCAAGAAAACAGAAGCGGAACGAGCAACGGTGGATCGCACACGGTTCAGCGGACGCCGAGGATGAAGTGAAAGATATGATCCATCATGCCGATTACGTGGTAGctaagaacaaaaagaaacaaaaggtCCACCATAAAACGGACCAAGAGCTGGCAAACGAAATGTCGAGCATGTTCGCCGAGCTGCCGGAAGAGGATGGCGGAGTGGAAGAAAACGAACCGGAAGCGGCGCCGAAGCCGAAATCAAAGAAGCCGAAGCATAAATCCAAATCGGCATCGAACAAGGGCGCTTCTCTGGAGCAGGAGTTAGATCTGCTAAGTGAAAAAATTCGCAAACTAGATCACAGCTCGGTAACAATTAAGAAGAaagataagaaaaagaaaagcaaactaAAACTGGCTGCCGATGACGACGATACAGCGATGCTCGACCCTGCGGCTAAGTACCGTAAGGACTATCGCCCCGACTTGAAGCAGAACAACCGTTTGCTTAAGTCTGTCGTGCCGCATGAAGTCGGCGTGGAAACGGTTCCTAAGAAGCCGGCACCGTTGCTAGGGTCAGATTCTAGTGATGGAGAGGAAGAAGATGTCGTGCAGCGGGTGAACGAAGAACAGAACCGGTACAGATCGAAAATGAGAGCCAACGTGCCAAAGATAAACATTATCGAACCCACGGAGGAGGACAGTCTCGTGCTGGGACAGAGTCTGAAAGAACGTCACAAGAACGATGTGAAGCGTGTGGGTAATCGTACCGCAGGCGGCAAAcggaagaagacgaagaaaaatCAACGCGTGTTGGCTAAGCTGGCGGATTCGCTGTCTAAAAAGTTGTAAACGGAAAGCAATAATATGTTACTAACACCAAGACGTGGTAGTGCCTTGTTTTGGcgggagaagaaaacaaggATAATCCCCGCGTTGAAGCGGAATTCTGGCACACTTCGTAGATGATATCCTTGAGATAACGAGAACCGTACATTGCGGGGTTCGTGTACAATAAAACGTTATCATTATTCAATGAtcataatattttataatggtttatcatgttttattgctataggaaactgggAAGAAACGAGAAACTAGTaagtcttttttttaaattactctAATATTATTTACTCCAACTGCTCACGTTAGCCACATGTCACATGGGTATGTTACGGCTTTTCGTAGGTCTGTTTCACTGCGTTCAGCACACATTAGACTGTCCTACTTCCGAAGATTTTTTCTTTGGAATGGTATAAAAATGTATGAGTGGTCAAATTGACTACAATTAAAGAAAGTGCATCATAAGATGAACAAATGATTACGTACGTTGCCAAACGGTTGAAAAACACTGCACAGTGGGTAAAACACTGCACATCGTAAGTTGAAGACATTTTTTTACTGCTGTCAAACAAAATGTCCGATGTTAACCACAACATCCATTGGCGGGAACAATTTTCCCATCAACGTAAACAAAAAGATAGCAATGGGAAAAGTGTGCGGTTAACTGAGTTAGTAATGTTCGCGAAGTTGCAGATCTTTGTAGAATAATTTGCCAACGTGCCTGAGATCAAAGTGACATAGACCGCTACCTAAAGAAATGGGCATCACGGGGTTGCTGCCGTTCCTGGAAAAGGCGAGCAGCGCTTGCCATTTGCGCGAACTCCGTGGTAAGTGTGTAGCCATAGACACCTACTGCTGGCTTCATCGCGGAGCGTTTGGTTGCGCAGAACGGTTGGCCCGTGGCGACTCGACTGATATGCACATTCAGTACTGCCTGAAGTACGTGCAGCTGTTGCTTTCGCACAATATCAAACCAATCCTCGTTTTCGATGGGCAGCATCTGCCAGCGAAAGCTGCCACCGAGGCGAAGCGTCGCGAGATCAGAGAAACTGCCCGCAAGCGTGGAGCGGAACTGTTGCGCTTGGGTCGCATCGACGAAGCCCGCAGCTTCTTGAGACGATGTGTCGATATCACCCACGAAATGGCTCTTCAGCTGATGCAGGAATGTCGCAAACGCGGTGTCGATTGTATCGTAGCACCGTACGAAGCTGACGCGCAGCTGGCGTACCTCAATCGCACCGACATCGCCCAGTACGTCATCACGGAAGATTCGGATCTGGTGCTGTTCGGATGCAATCGTATCCTGTTCAAGCTGGACTTGACGGGCCATGGACGGTTGGTCGAGGCGAGCAAACTGCATCTAGCGATGGGATGTCGGGAGGATCGCTACAAGTTTACTAAATTTCGGTACATGTGCATCCTGTCGGgttgcgattatttggattCCTTACCCGGCATTGGTCTGGGGAAGGCGTGCAAGTTCATGCTGAAAACGGAAGATCCCGATATACGCAGGGCGTTGGCAAAGATTCCGGCATACCTGAACATGAGGCAGCTGTCCGTGACGGAGGAGTATAAGGATGAGTTCCTAAAGGCGGATGCTACCTTCAAGCATATGGTGGTGTACGATCCTGTGCAACGCCGCCAGACCAGACTGGTGGACCCGGACGACGAGGGTACTCCAGAGCAGTACTGTTGCAATGCCGGCAAGTTTTTGGATGAGAAAGTAGCATTCCAGCTAGCGGTTGGGAATTTGGATCCTTTTTCGCTGCGCAAAATGGACGATTGGCATCCAGATGAAGCGGATGTAGATGTGGCGGCAAGCAAGAATCAACATCCTAGCATCTGGCGAAAGGATTACATGTTGCTAAGGGACGCAAAGCAAgcacaaaacagcacacaaacacagaaaccAGCCACATTGCCGTCATTCGTGAAGCGTGCAGTGCATCAAGCGGAGCACGCTGTTGACCAGAACACTAACGAAACGATCACTGATGTCTTGCAAATTTACGGCATTCAAAATCCCGACGAACCACCCTCGAAACGATCGTGCCATGCGCAAAAGTCTTTTCATCCCGCCGAATCTCACGTTGCGATTGACTATCAAGATGTGGAAGCGCTTGACGTGCTGGAACAATTGGAGCAACCAAAAACGCCCAAACGCACCCGAAATCCGTTTGCAGTCTCTCCCAACAAATCGTTGCTGAGCCGCGAAACATTGCTTTCGCCCACCAAAATAACACCGGAAACACGATCCCTGCTGCACAATGTAAGCCCAGTCAAGCGGATCGACTACTCTCAGCAACGCAGCCAGTTAGTAACGACATCCATAGTAGGCAGTGGCGCTACTTCCAGCCGATTGAGTCGGTTTAAAACGGCCCACAGCAAGGGTGTAACTATTTCTAAGGATGAACCTAAAGTGATCAGTAGATTTTTctgcacacaacaaaacaaatcacaaagCCGTACGACGGATACTAGTAAAGGAAGCAATAGTATTGCTAAAACTTCCGAAGACGACAGTCCCAAGAAGAGCTGCACAAAGCAGGATGTCGTCTGTTCACTCGTTTCTCCCACTGCCATAGTGAAGGACATCAAGAGCAAGCGAGATTCGCATGCCCTTAAAGCGACTGCTATTTACCTCAGCTCACCGGAAGCGCGACTGCAGAGTCGAGGCGATCGAACGCCAGAAAAGCGCAAACGGGTGCAAATACCTCCCGAGTCAGGGGAAAGGAGTAATTCTGTGCTCGGTCGGTTTGACAGTGGAATAGCAATGAGCGAAAATAACTCTAACGAGCACGAAGGTTCGCTAGAGTGTGATAGCGGTACCGGATTAAGCTCTTCCCAGAAGGAAAATGACGACGTCGTAATGAATCCTGTTGAAATGGAATGTTCCGACCTCAAGCCGCGTAATGCCCGTTTAGCGCTATTCGAGAGGCGGCCAGCGAAGCAGCTGAGCCAGTCGCTGGAAAGTAAAGACAACATTGAAGAGCTCGCCATCGTGCTGGACGACGATAGTAGTAGCGACGAAGACACTAAAAAGCGTACTGCTGATGCCCAACAGGCTATATCGGCGGAAAAAGTCCACAGCCCTGTGAAGGCAACACACAAGACTGAAACAGTGAAACCGTTCCAGCTGCCATCATCGTCTATGGGGAAAGTAGAAGCTTCCACCAAGTCTAAGGCGCGTTCTTCATGCAAACGACCAGGACTGTCGATAAATAGGAAGCAATCTGTTCCCAAAACGGACAATACTAATTTAGGTTTAACGCAAACTCGATTGTCTATGTTCGGGTTTCAGAAAAAGGTAGGTTCCCCGACGTCGGTCAACAACACTTTCTGCCTGACTTTCACGATTTGAACAGAATTGAAAagtatgtttgttttctctACAACTAACCATCGTTTCAGCCTTCGATGCAGCTGAATAATCGGTAACTCTGCCATTGTCTACAAGCCCTGAGCAACGATAGAAAAGCGCAAAGTGTGTAATGTTGGAAGGGTCAGCATTTGGAAGCTTGTGAATGAAAGATTTTCTACaacaatagttttttttcctggaCAAACACTATGTAAGTGAATTATTTACCACTTGttgaaataatataaatatcaATTCATTTTAATCGTTTTATAATCATTCGTTGATGACGTCATTAGTCTacatttaattgaattgaagtTGCCTCAATGCAATACAAACGACAGGTTTGTTCTTGTTTCAAGCTGAAACAATTTACCAaacgtttttatttatttttgtatcgATACTACATTGACGCATCAGTTGCTGTTTATAGCTCTTTTTTAATCTGTTTTGTATCATTTACATTTACGCAACACCGAATTCCATTTCGTACACGTACAATTCTTAGATAGAACAATCGAATGCAAACTATAGTTACGTGAAAGAATTAAAAGTAAGAGTCATGATATCGTGTTTTGCATAGATCTTGGACTATTATTATATGTTAGCGATTCATACATTTTGCAAATTCTTCCTTCTTCTACACTTATTCGGAACCACACGGCGCTCGGATAGTCAGAGTCACTTCTTCGGGGGAACGGGCCATTCTAGACGTGAGCAAACAACGGGTATGTTGTTGGGatgtgcgagttgacgactgtaccgcCCCACATTCTGCATATTGTTACACGtaatatttcttttgtttgtttttttttttgtcacattCGGTTCAATTTTGCTTAATTGAATGGTTCTACATATGGAAAATCCTTCCGTGGTCTAACTAATAGTTGACTTGTTGTAAGATGCAGGTTGGCGCAGTTTTCTTCAAGATGATACGCTTACAAAATTAGTTTATTGCATGTGTATTTTGTATTACACTTTCGTAGGGGAATTCGCAATGATGgttgaaatgaaaaagcaagcaaagcaGGTTTTGTCAATGCGCTTTacatttaattagtttttcgctgaaaattgattattttctaCATACTCTTGGGATTGCCACGCGATATAATGTTAATTGTTCCATGTTCTACTGCTATATCAGAAGTTGGATGTGTAGTTCACTATACACGAAAAGAATGTACTGTAATACTATTTAAAATTCTGTGCAATTTAGGCTTATTTAATAGTTGATTTTGTATGAAGACAATGTAAAATAGagaactttttttgttttgcttaaatCATATAACCGTATATCCGCTGTCGTAGGTTTTGGACTGCCGGCCAGTATGTGACGATGAGAACGCACCCGATAGTAGTGTACACgaaatgtgtaaaaaacaCTACAGCTTCGTAACCTCGGGCCTTACTGCCCAAATGCACTATTGCAGTAGATCGTTGAGCCCGTTTAGTTGTCGCAGTTTAGGAGCAATTAAGTATGACTCGTACTTGgttaaaatagttaaaaaagTGTTCGATGCCCGACTAGCGTTCCTTAGCGGGGAGGCAGAAGGCTATCCGTTATGGCCTTAGTCTTTAAAATGgggttttaaatatttaagcaTACCAAAGGTACGGAATCGTTTTACACCAATCACTTTTCGCAGTTGCTCATCGCAGATGGCAAACTGTCTGTTTTTCGGATCGTACAGATTACGTTCCTTAATGATGGCCCACATTTTCTTCACCACCTCATGTCGTGGCAATGACTCCGCACCGCATACTTCCGCCAGTTCTGGAGATAGTGTGTACGGTCGTGTGTAGCCATTTGATCTCTtggcgccaccaccaccgccagcagcCTTCTTAGCCTTAGCTGCCGGTTTGGTTTGCTTCCAGTCTCCGTCAGAATCCGAGTCGGAATTGTTCTTTTTCTTACTTCCCGCCTTGCCCTTCCCACTGCCCTTTGGGTTGTAGTCGTCATCGCTACCCTTATCATCATCGCCGGAATCGTCCTCACTGTTGGAGGCGCGTCTCTTCTTCTTGGCCGGGCCCCGTTTGGCCGGTGTGCCGCGCTTTCCGGCACTCTTACGTCCCTTCGGTTTCTCTTCCTCGGAGAAAtcttcatcatcgtcgtcatcttcctcctcctcatcctcttcGTCATCTTCGTAGTCACTGTTTCCTTTGgcttttttgccctttttgttACCCTTGCCGTTACCTGCATGATCATCGTCCTCCTCATCGTCATCTTCCTCTCCCTCGGAGGAAGCTTGTGAATTTACGTAGTCCATCACGAGTTCATCCACCTCCTTTTTGCGATTGGAAAGATCGCACTTCAAATTCTTTTCCAGCTGTAGACGCACCTTCTTGGCTGCTGTTTCCTCCAAGTTTGCATCCTTCAGAATTTCTGCAGGAAAACAATACATACAATGCATTGGACGATAAAGGATAATGTGATACGAGGCAAGAGGCTACACGAGAGCCACAGTTTTAGTACGGTCAAGGTCGCAAACAAACGCAATACCCTGCCAATGATGCCCATTACTTGAACTTACTTTGAATTTCAGCCTTAAGCTCAGCTTTCGTCGGATTTTTAGTCATTTTACAATAGTAATAAGCTAAGCACTCGTTTTCTGAAATGAGTTAAGGTAATGAGTATGAGCCTAATTATAAACACTCTCCAAACACGCTTCTAAACCGATAACTCACATGGCGGTGTGCGGTTTTGTTGTGATAATAATGTATCCACAAATACCACTGAGTTTTAACTGTGGATAAACTGCAGGAGCTGCAAGAGTCTGTTGAGTGAAAAACTCTAGCGAAATAATTCACGAACGTGCTCGAAGATGCCGATTTATGCACCCCGATGCAAGCGAGAggccgatttttttttgggcgaAATGTGTACCGGGGTGCCAAAGACGCTTACTTCAGCGCTGCGTGTGGCGGTTTGAACAACCACGTTGACATCGGTCATTTTGACAACGCCGCTTGATGTCAATTTCGCTGTGTTCGTGGgcaacttttgaaaaaaaccGTTAATGGGTAGGGAATGTGCAGTgttcaattatttaaatacagtctgttcccgagttacacggttctcgagttacgcggattcggagatacgcggttttctaaatttgacagattaaatgtcaaatcagtacaatttgctgcAAGTttggtataaattgcatttttgctaacaaattgaaaccgcttaaaagccagaaacATTAGAATTTTTGCACGattcatatcaaataaatgataaagtgtataaaagcactaaattaaataaaaaactacgagtaatcaatagtattttagcaaaaaaacgtgaaattcgacttacgcggattcgttgggaacgcagaaaccgcgtaactcgggaacagaatGTACTAAAAATGAATTATCGTCGGTGAGTTAAATGTTCCTAGAATATGTCCAGcctgatttatttatttatttcaaataatttgAACGCTTTGTAGGTTTGACAAATATTAAAGATAAAGCTTAGAAACTAACACTGCCTAGCTCTAATTAGTGAAGAGTAATTCCTAATAAAAATGCGCTGTTTAGGAAATGGTTAAAGTGATTAAAGTGGGGATGGATAATAGAGGACGAGGATGGAGGGATCTAAAAAAACGTAGAAATGAATGGTAGAGAGGAGGTCTGGAATATCATTAGTGTTAAGGATCAACCCAGCAGTGAAGCAGGACTGAGCTATAtgccgtcttttttttttctaaagagTCATTTCCCAAAAATTGAGAGCGGACTGCCTATGGGGGTCGAGGAGAAAAGAGCATTATGCGCCGAATAGCTACTCTAAAGAAAAGTTTCTGTACTGTTTCAAGTCGAGTAATGCCTCTACTACTGGAAGGCCTCCATATAATGCTGGCATATTCTAATATAGGTCGAACCAGAGCCACATACAGAGTTTTAAAATAGCGAGGATCATTGAAATCAACTGTTGAGCGGATTATTAGGCCGAGATCTAGgacatataaaaaaatatgttaacaAAGCTATTAAAGAAGCGCATCTAAAGCTTTAATTGTTTAACATTTAATGTGTTGTTTAATATTTGCTATCGAAACCATGTATGTACAGTGGATCTCCATTTATCCGGATACCTCTTATCCGGTTGTTAgattatccgtgctgttgaaaaataacagttcaatacaaaagtgacattgcgtgctgaggaggatatttgaaaaagcttttATCAGAGCACATTGTCTAACAAAAAACGTTAAAGCTCAAGgcacatttcaaatattctgtTAGAAAAagatgaagttaataaaaactggcaAGGATTTTCGTAAAAATCGATCCGGGTTTTCGATCCGGGCGAGGTCGAGTCCCGAAGAGCCCGGATGAACGGCGCTCAactgtatgtatttttttatgtcaGACTTAAGTAGTATGAATATGTTTTGATAATTGTACTGCCAAATACGGCTGGTTAAACATTTATTTAGCAATGGTGTAATACATGATACATAGATGATATTTTTCCTCAAATTGATGTGATTGTTGTAAGGCAGATAAGATGGATGTTAATCGATGCGAAAAGGTAAGTTATAATCATAAAGGATGAAAACATGTATTGTATTTTAACGTGGACGGTgacacaaaataaatttgaaacatACTAGCGAATAATATTACAGACAAAATCATTTCATCCGACAAATGATAAATTGTTTATAAATTGTtacttttttcttatttgttttGGTGCCGTTGTGCGTTAAAATATTCTGATTCATGCGATTTGAGTTTGCTGTAAAACtaacttcattttttaatgtgtaagTAGTAGGAGTAGTTTTTGTAGTGCtatttatttgttcattttttctgTTACAGATATAGGTATTCGACTTACGCAGAAACTCGAGACAGGCGGTATTTTGTAACCGTTTTCGGTCTCCATTAAtagtgtatctcggggactaccTATACTTTGTATTAATTCGACGTAACATAATGAACGCGTTCTATTTATCACTTTACCCTCAATTTGTAGTGTTTGTGTTATCTTAGCTgatgaataattatttaaaaaaatgttcacaaattgtttaaaaaaaaaacagtaaatgaATCAATGTCCAATATTCCAAGTTCAAATAtagttttaatatttattaagAATGAATTTCATAATATTTACAACTTAGTTTTTAAAATAGATCGGATTCTTGGTGCAGTCTATAACTCGCACGGGGTATCACCATGCCATAGATTCAAGTCCCGTATGAACCGTGACCTCCCCACACCATCATATCATATCTTTATAACAATATTCTGGTCTCTATCTCTATAATAAAATTCTAGTAAAGGCTGATCAGCGTTACTTTCCAGCGGTAGCTTTTCTGCATTTAACATCCATGCAATGCAACCTCTTCGGTTATGGGAAACGCAACGCCGAtttagtttttagtgttttgaaAGGTTAATTGTGTATCGAAATATCGTCTTCACATATCGATTAGTGTACCTATGGATGTGTTTATCCAAAAAAGTCAttaatcttaaaaaaaaacaaagcaaagcgatTTAGTTAATTTTTGGAGCtggttttctaattttataCGCCAAGTACCAAAAATTTCTAATAACTTTAATTATTCCAATTTAACTCCAACTATTGGGAAGCTAAGGGGCTAAGGAATGATGATTGCCCAATTATCGCAGGGGACCTCATAGCTTCGCGCCTTTTGGCATTTATGCATGGTTTACAGTGATATTCCAAGATACTGGCCTAATTtttacaataacaaaaaagtatCCTCTACGACGTGTCAAAAATGTTTTCCGATAAATGATCCAAAAAACTGTCCATGAAGTCTTACAATCAGAAGGTAGGTTAAAATATAAGACATCCAATTTTAGGTGGCAGCTACTGCTGATCCGGAtatatgaaaatgttgcggCATTTTTACTGCAATGGCAACATAGccaggtttttctttttttttgtattctacTGTGTATTGTACTGTGTATTCTACTTTTTATCCAAACATCTTGGCTTTTAAAAGCGTCCTTAAGGTTCCTGatacaaataaacatacaGGACAAACTGGGCTTAATAGTTCCTTAAAAGGGCTTAATAGTAAGAGTTGCCGCTGACCCTGTGTAGGTTTAAAACCAACTCTAAGATCTGGAATCTGAATCAGTTCTAGTACGGGTTATGTAAAAGTTCCTGGAACTAATTTGTGCGCGCATCCTGATAACCTCACAATTGTAATGCTTAACCCTGTAACCGGGTCAAATTAACTAGTAATACTATATTTTGAACAAAATATAACGCATTCCGAATCATTGTACCTATTGTTCCATTTTGATTGGTCTCTTTTCATGATAAGATAACAAATAACTAaaatttgcaataaatttgAACCAAAACCAATGTGCtaaattttttattgttttgttttcttgttcaaTAATGTCTATAATTGATTTATTACAGAAGATTACATTGAATAGAAGATGAAGAATTAACTTATGGCTTTACCGGCTTTACCGTGATGCTTGCATAAGTGTACAAGCATCACGAGCTTTACCAATAAGTTAATTCTTCATCTTCCATTCAATGTAACCAGTGATTACTGTCTTCATGATGAAATTCATATAgcaatttatgtgttttgaaCGAATATAGAATAGTTTAAGCAATAGTTCAATTACTGATATGGGAGGTGTTTTCGGTTGTGTCATTGCTGCCCCTAATTGAAATTTGGTGAATGTGACCAACATCAAAACTCATCACTAATAACGCACATCCTTGTTTTTCATCCATATAGTTTAGAGTTACAGGTCATATCTGGATTAAATGTGCTGGATTTCTTTTGCTAATCTTAGAACATTCTTAGCTAATGATAATGAGCGAATGATCACAAAGCAAAGTCAAATGACAAAGGCTAAATCACTAAAATGTTTCGTTTCCACATTATCGTTAAGGATGAGATTATATTTGCACTTTTAGTCCGCTGGAAAATAACCAAGTATTACGTTGCATTCATATTGACGATCAATAATGATCTATAATAATGATGACGTGTCAATAATTACTATCGTTTGATTAGGTCGGGTAGCATAATCTTAACCTACAACTAAAACTATATAGGTATGAGCATATGATGACTAAGGCAACGAACTTGTGTAAACAAGTTTGAAAGTAACGAGAACACTATTTAAAAACCGTGTTTGTTTAACGACACTTTATCATACGGATAAATGAAGTTCCTAATAATCTCGTTGCAGAAGATGAGGTCGCATCGAAGGTTAGAATTGGGTATGCCGGCGCCGTCGTTTGACAGCTCGTGTGCGTGAAACTTCgtatagaaaaaaaggcaacaaaagttttttttatatggacTTTTACGCAAACTCTAAACTTTTCCAGCTCTAAACTACTCTGTATGAAAACTGCTTATGTATTTTCATATTCTTGTCCGCCACAAGAATATCTCATAAATAATTGAAgctaaattaattataaaatgaATGGAAACATTTTAACC contains:
- the LOC120896161 gene encoding upstream activation factor subunit spp27 encodes the protein MTKNPTKAELKAEIQKILKDANLEETAAKKVRLQLEKNLKCDLSNRKKEVDELVMDYVNSQASSEGEEDDDEEDDDHAGNGKGNKKGKKAKGNSDYEDDEEDEEEEDDDDDEDFSEEEKPKGRKSAGKRGTPAKRGPAKKKRRASNSEDDSGDDDKGSDDDYNPKGSGKGKAGSKKKNNSDSDSDGDWKQTKPAAKAKKAAGGGGGAKRSNGYTRPYTLSPELAEVCGAESLPRHEVVKKMWAIIKERNLYDPKNRQFAICDEQLRKVIGVKRFRTFGMLKYLKPHFKD
- the LOC120896157 gene encoding G patch domain-containing protein 4 encodes the protein MNFAKNILLKYGWKEGEGLGKNSDGITAPLKASFKFSTSGIGADKVSDAKNNWWERVYNEAAGNIEVESGGNTKTEVPVSLRQVDAEAVEITTKSYSVNKLKRKDMDQQGPKGSMYGSVFLKASTLLGGLGREEDMPDHVRTEDIEFAPVKTLTDEELFAACGGRTAHKGARHGLKLNGKLARIDEQNNKLLQELESRSFEDVIKSSDWQVQASKNGRRKSRKQKRNEQRWIAHGSADAEDEVKDMIHHADYVVAKNKKKQKVHHKTDQELANEMSSMFAELPEEDGGVEENEPEAAPKPKSKKPKHKSKSASNKGASLEQELDLLSEKIRKLDHSSVTIKKKDKKKKSKLKLAADDDDTAMLDPAAKYRKDYRPDLKQNNRLLKSVVPHEVGVETVPKKPAPLLGSDSSDGEEEDVVQRVNEEQNRYRSKMRANVPKINIIEPTEEDSLVLGQSLKERHKNDVKRVGNRTAGGKRKKTKKNQRVLAKLADSLSKKL
- the LOC120896155 gene encoding exonuclease 1; translated protein: MGITGLLPFLEKASSACHLRELRGKCVAIDTYCWLHRGAFGCAERLARGDSTDMHIQYCLKYVQLLLSHNIKPILVFDGQHLPAKAATEAKRREIRETARKRGAELLRLGRIDEARSFLRRCVDITHEMALQLMQECRKRGVDCIVAPYEADAQLAYLNRTDIAQYVITEDSDLVLFGCNRILFKLDLTGHGRLVEASKLHLAMGCREDRYKFTKFRYMCILSGCDYLDSLPGIGLGKACKFMLKTEDPDIRRALAKIPAYLNMRQLSVTEEYKDEFLKADATFKHMVVYDPVQRRQTRLVDPDDEGTPEQYCCNAGKFLDEKVAFQLAVGNLDPFSLRKMDDWHPDEADVDVAASKNQHPSIWRKDYMLLRDAKQAQNSTQTQKPATLPSFVKRAVHQAEHAVDQNTNETITDVLQIYGIQNPDEPPSKRSCHAQKSFHPAESHVAIDYQDVEALDVLEQLEQPKTPKRTRNPFAVSPNKSLLSRETLLSPTKITPETRSLLHNVSPVKRIDYSQQRSQLVTTSIVGSGATSSRLSRFKTAHSKGVTISKDEPKVISRFFCTQQNKSQSRTTDTSKGSNSIAKTSEDDSPKKSCTKQDVVCSLVSPTAIVKDIKSKRDSHALKATAIYLSSPEARLQSRGDRTPEKRKRVQIPPESGERSNSVLGRFDSGIAMSENNSNEHEGSLECDSGTGLSSSQKENDDVVMNPVEMECSDLKPRNARLALFERRPAKQLSQSLESKDNIEELAIVLDDDSSSDEDTKKRTADAQQAISAEKVHSPVKATHKTETVKPFQLPSSSMGKVEASTKSKARSSCKRPGLSINRKQSVPKTDNTNLGLTQTRLSMFGFQKKPSMQLNNR